A single window of Coturnix japonica isolate 7356 chromosome 17, Coturnix japonica 2.1, whole genome shotgun sequence DNA harbors:
- the ODF2 gene encoding outer dense fiber protein 2 isoform X1 — translation MGEVRAAGRRVRKCGCISCPWCPHGSGAPRRSAAASEEHLKRPRSWNALGSSRFSSSINNEMTSVSAQSTVSRGSKSLKITQKHKHKMKGNTVNVRRAVQVKTKAPWVPPGKTSVLDSTCKWEGPTHRLEITPPDSDKMIPVLRLSDLSTDEEDAVCCKMNEYERRIDSLMNVVGTLKNEARLQKQQQKQQLTKRLLEQKEELNEVTQELVETEHENTLLRRNIERIREEKDLTMLQKTYLQHEKECLMSKLSEAERDGAAAAKEIRALKSTIERLNVEKNMSSSDVNTLTRQKELLLQKLSTFEGTNRTLRELLREHHEREKDAQKILDKQGVLLKMLADSDEEKLQLQTRLQEKESEVNSLSIQIQKEKDQARTASELSKSLESMKGHLQAQLRQKEAENNRLTVQVQNLEHSEAQRKAELERVKEELKELRQKADRDKDALKKALRAQKERAERCEECAGQLAVQLAEKDSYVAEALSTLESWRSRYNKVVKDKSDLEMEMVTVNSRVADLLEEQATMEDRMREDRDALIDKLHQQTTENTSFREENERLKASLAPMEEKLNEAHLEVEQLKSSVKNYEELVETYKSQVLETRMEADDVAAKLEKCDKEKEELKDEMNKEIELARQQFQSQLSELEKLPEILKITETQLAECQDQLQNYEKKNMDLSVMIADLRQRIELQGDKMEITRERYLSAQEEKKQLTLKVEELERKLETTSAQNMEFLQVIAKREESIHQCQLRLEEKTRECSSVARQLEMAIEDAKRQVEQTRERATSRERAAQSKVLDLETQLSRTKTELSQLRRNKDDAERRYESRLQDLKDRLEQSESTNRSMQNYVQFLKSSYANVFADSALLGSPSRSRSSP, via the exons ATGGGGGAAgtgcgggcggcggggcggcgggtCCGGAAGTGCGGCTGCATCTCGTGCCCGTGGTGCCCACACGGCAGCGGGGCGCCCCGCCGCAGCGCCGCCGCCAGCGAGGAACATCTGAAGCGGCCACGGTCATGGAACGCGCTGGGCAGCTCGCG GTTTTCTTCATCCATCAACAATGAAATGACATCAGTatctgcacagagcacagtgtcAAGAGGATCTAAAAGCCTTAAAATAACC CAAAAGcacaaacataaaatgaaagggAATACTGTGAACGTGCGCCGAGCAGTCCAGGTGAAAACAAAGGCCCCCTGGGTGCCCCCAGGAAAAACATCAGTCCTTGATTCCACCTGCAAATGGGAG gGACCAACTCACCGCCTGGAAATTACACCTCCAGATTCAGATAAAATGATACCAGTGTTGCGCCTGAGTGATCTCTCTACAGATGAGGAAGATGCAGTTTGCTGCAAGATGAATGAATACGAAAGGAGGATAGATAGCCTGATGAATGTGGTGGGAACGCTGAAGAATGAG GCTAGGttgcagaaacagcagcaaaagcagcaattGACAAAACGTCTGCTTGAGCAGAAAGAAGAACTGAATGAGGTCACGCAAGAGCTGGTAGAAACAGAACACGAGAACACGCTGCTCAGGCGCAATATTGAACGCATAAGGGAGGAGAAGGATCTGACTAT GCTTCAGAAGACCTACTTGCAGCATGAGAAGGAGTGCCTGATGTCTAAGCTGAGTGAGGCAGAGagagatggagcagcagccGCCAAAGAGATTCGTGCCCTGAAAAGTACAATAGAGAGACTCAACGTT gAGAAAAACATGAGCAGCTCAGACGTCAACACGCTGACGAgacagaaggagctgctgctacAGAAACTGAGCACCTTTGAAGGAACCAATCGTACGCTCCGGGAACTTCTCAGAGAACACCACGAGAGGGAG aaggaTGCTCAGAAGATACTGGACAAGCAAGGTGTGCTGTTGAAAATGTTGGCTGACTCAGATGAAGAGAAGTTG CAACTTCAGACGAGACTTCAGGAGAAAGAAAGTGAGGTCAACAGTCTTTCTATccagatacagaaagaaaag GATCAGGCAAGGACTGCAAGTGAGCTCTCAAAATCTTTGGAATCAATGAAAGGCCATTTACAAGCACAGCTACGACAGAAGGAAGCTGAGAACAACCGTCTGACAGTGCAGGTCCAG AATCTGGAGCACAGTGAAGCTCAGCGTAAGGCAGAGTTGGAACGTGTcaaggaagaactgaaagaacTAAGGCAGAAGGCAGACCGTGATAAAGATGCCCTGAAGAAAGCCCTCCGTGCACAGAAGGAGCGGGCAGAGCGGTGCGAGGAGTGTGCGGGGCAGTTGGCTGTACAGCTGGCAGAGAAG GACAGTTACGTTGCAGAAGCACTTTCTACTCTGGAGTCTTGGAGGAGTCGCTACAACAAAGTAGTGAAGGATAAGAGCGACCTTGAAATGGAGATGGTTACAGTGAACAG CCGTGTTGCAGATTTGCTAGAAGAGCAGGCAACCATGGAGGACAGGATGCGAGAGGACAGAGATGCCTTGATTGATAAATTGCATCAACAAACTACAGAGAACacttctttcagagaagagaatgaaagacTGAAG gcaaGTTTGGCCCCAATGGAGGAGAAGCTGAACGAAGCGCATCTGGAAGTAGAGCAGCTCAAGAGCTCTGTCAAGAATTATGAAGAGTTGGTTGAAACCTACAAGTCACAG GTGTTGGAGACCCGCATGGAAGCAGATGATGTGGCAGCAAAACTGGAGAAGTGTGATAAAGAGAAGGAGGAACTTAAGGATGAAATGAACAAGGAGATCGAACTG GCTCGCCAGCAGTTCCAGAGCCAGCTTTCTGAGTTGGAAAAGCTGCCTGAGATCCTGAAGATCACAGAGACACAGTTGGCAGAATGTCAGGACCAGCTTCAGAATTATGAGAAGAAGAACATGGACCTGTCTGTCATGATCGCGGATCTTCGTCAGCGG ATTGAGCTCCAGGGGGACAAAATGGAGATAACAAGAGAGAGGTATCTGTCTGcccaggaggagaaaaagcagctcaCCTTGAAGGTGGAGGAGCTAGAAAG AAAACTAGAAACAACAAGCGCCCAGAACATGGAGTTCCTGCAGGTCATAGCAAAGCGTGAGGAGTCCATCCATCAGTGCCAGCTGCGGTTAGAAGAGAAGACCCGGGAGTGCAGCTCTGTGGCTCGTCAGCTGGAAATGGCCATTGAAGATGCCAAACGACAG GTCGAACAAACTCGAGAACGAGCAACATCCAGAGAGAGGGCAGCCCAGTCCAAGGTGCTGGATTTGGAGACACAGCTGAGTAGGACAAAGACAGAGCTGAGCCAGCTGCGGCGGAACAAAGACGAT GCAGAGCGCCGCTACGAGAGCCGCCTGCAGGACCTGAAGGACCGGCTGGAGCAGTCGGAGAGCACAAACCGCAGCATGCAGAACTACGTCCAGTTCCTCAAATCTTCCTATGCCAACGTGTTTGCTGACAGTGCCTTGCTGGGCTCTCCCAGCCGCTCTCGTTCTTCTCCATGA
- the ODF2 gene encoding outer dense fiber protein 2 isoform X2, with product MKNRSSSPPLHVHVDENTPVHVHIKKGQKSTPAKCQQKHKHKMKGNTVNVRRAVQVKTKAPWVPPGKTSVLDSTCKWEGPTHRLEITPPDSDKMIPVLRLSDLSTDEEDAVCCKMNEYERRIDSLMNVVGTLKNEARLQKQQQKQQLTKRLLEQKEELNEVTQELVETEHENTLLRRNIERIREEKDLTMLQKTYLQHEKECLMSKLSEAERDGAAAAKEIRALKSTIERLNVEKNMSSSDVNTLTRQKELLLQKLSTFEGTNRTLRELLREHHEREKDAQKILDKQGVLLKMLADSDEEKLQLQTRLQEKESEVNSLSIQIQKEKDQARTASELSKSLESMKGHLQAQLRQKEAENNRLTVQVQNLEHSEAQRKAELERVKEELKELRQKADRDKDALKKALRAQKERAERCEECAGQLAVQLAEKDSYVAEALSTLESWRSRYNKVVKDKSDLEMEMVTVNSRVADLLEEQATMEDRMREDRDALIDKLHQQTTENTSFREENERLKASLAPMEEKLNEAHLEVEQLKSSVKNYEELVETYKSQVLETRMEADDVAAKLEKCDKEKEELKDEMNKEIELARQQFQSQLSELEKLPEILKITETQLAECQDQLQNYEKKNMDLSVMIADLRQRIELQGDKMEITRERYLSAQEEKKQLTLKVEELERKLETTSAQNMEFLQVIAKREESIHQCQLRLEEKTRECSSVARQLEMAIEDAKRQVEQTRERATSRERAAQSKVLDLETQLSRTKTELSQLRRNKDDAERRYESRLQDLKDRLEQSESTNRSMQNYVQFLKSSYANVFADSALLGSPSRSRSSP from the exons ATGAAGAACCGTTCCTCATCTCCCCCTTTGCACGTCCATGTGGATGAAAACACCCCTGTCCATGTCCATATTAAAAAGGGTCAGAAATCCACACCTGCAAAATGCCAG CAAAAGcacaaacataaaatgaaagggAATACTGTGAACGTGCGCCGAGCAGTCCAGGTGAAAACAAAGGCCCCCTGGGTGCCCCCAGGAAAAACATCAGTCCTTGATTCCACCTGCAAATGGGAG gGACCAACTCACCGCCTGGAAATTACACCTCCAGATTCAGATAAAATGATACCAGTGTTGCGCCTGAGTGATCTCTCTACAGATGAGGAAGATGCAGTTTGCTGCAAGATGAATGAATACGAAAGGAGGATAGATAGCCTGATGAATGTGGTGGGAACGCTGAAGAATGAG GCTAGGttgcagaaacagcagcaaaagcagcaattGACAAAACGTCTGCTTGAGCAGAAAGAAGAACTGAATGAGGTCACGCAAGAGCTGGTAGAAACAGAACACGAGAACACGCTGCTCAGGCGCAATATTGAACGCATAAGGGAGGAGAAGGATCTGACTAT GCTTCAGAAGACCTACTTGCAGCATGAGAAGGAGTGCCTGATGTCTAAGCTGAGTGAGGCAGAGagagatggagcagcagccGCCAAAGAGATTCGTGCCCTGAAAAGTACAATAGAGAGACTCAACGTT gAGAAAAACATGAGCAGCTCAGACGTCAACACGCTGACGAgacagaaggagctgctgctacAGAAACTGAGCACCTTTGAAGGAACCAATCGTACGCTCCGGGAACTTCTCAGAGAACACCACGAGAGGGAG aaggaTGCTCAGAAGATACTGGACAAGCAAGGTGTGCTGTTGAAAATGTTGGCTGACTCAGATGAAGAGAAGTTG CAACTTCAGACGAGACTTCAGGAGAAAGAAAGTGAGGTCAACAGTCTTTCTATccagatacagaaagaaaag GATCAGGCAAGGACTGCAAGTGAGCTCTCAAAATCTTTGGAATCAATGAAAGGCCATTTACAAGCACAGCTACGACAGAAGGAAGCTGAGAACAACCGTCTGACAGTGCAGGTCCAG AATCTGGAGCACAGTGAAGCTCAGCGTAAGGCAGAGTTGGAACGTGTcaaggaagaactgaaagaacTAAGGCAGAAGGCAGACCGTGATAAAGATGCCCTGAAGAAAGCCCTCCGTGCACAGAAGGAGCGGGCAGAGCGGTGCGAGGAGTGTGCGGGGCAGTTGGCTGTACAGCTGGCAGAGAAG GACAGTTACGTTGCAGAAGCACTTTCTACTCTGGAGTCTTGGAGGAGTCGCTACAACAAAGTAGTGAAGGATAAGAGCGACCTTGAAATGGAGATGGTTACAGTGAACAG CCGTGTTGCAGATTTGCTAGAAGAGCAGGCAACCATGGAGGACAGGATGCGAGAGGACAGAGATGCCTTGATTGATAAATTGCATCAACAAACTACAGAGAACacttctttcagagaagagaatgaaagacTGAAG gcaaGTTTGGCCCCAATGGAGGAGAAGCTGAACGAAGCGCATCTGGAAGTAGAGCAGCTCAAGAGCTCTGTCAAGAATTATGAAGAGTTGGTTGAAACCTACAAGTCACAG GTGTTGGAGACCCGCATGGAAGCAGATGATGTGGCAGCAAAACTGGAGAAGTGTGATAAAGAGAAGGAGGAACTTAAGGATGAAATGAACAAGGAGATCGAACTG GCTCGCCAGCAGTTCCAGAGCCAGCTTTCTGAGTTGGAAAAGCTGCCTGAGATCCTGAAGATCACAGAGACACAGTTGGCAGAATGTCAGGACCAGCTTCAGAATTATGAGAAGAAGAACATGGACCTGTCTGTCATGATCGCGGATCTTCGTCAGCGG ATTGAGCTCCAGGGGGACAAAATGGAGATAACAAGAGAGAGGTATCTGTCTGcccaggaggagaaaaagcagctcaCCTTGAAGGTGGAGGAGCTAGAAAG AAAACTAGAAACAACAAGCGCCCAGAACATGGAGTTCCTGCAGGTCATAGCAAAGCGTGAGGAGTCCATCCATCAGTGCCAGCTGCGGTTAGAAGAGAAGACCCGGGAGTGCAGCTCTGTGGCTCGTCAGCTGGAAATGGCCATTGAAGATGCCAAACGACAG GTCGAACAAACTCGAGAACGAGCAACATCCAGAGAGAGGGCAGCCCAGTCCAAGGTGCTGGATTTGGAGACACAGCTGAGTAGGACAAAGACAGAGCTGAGCCAGCTGCGGCGGAACAAAGACGAT GCAGAGCGCCGCTACGAGAGCCGCCTGCAGGACCTGAAGGACCGGCTGGAGCAGTCGGAGAGCACAAACCGCAGCATGCAGAACTACGTCCAGTTCCTCAAATCTTCCTATGCCAACGTGTTTGCTGACAGTGCCTTGCTGGGCTCTCCCAGCCGCTCTCGTTCTTCTCCATGA
- the GLE1 gene encoding nucleoporin GLE1, whose translation MAARLGKRKSLCAQRDDGAAYEGSGSAMQGRDLRWETLEALRASSKGRLKYCRHSDRDEDILEGCISPLMLTSYAGWVLDKMAGSAAQTAAPPGSAPKGAAPRSDPAAEKSSESGCEEGQGSAAAARSQTKGHNDPAVLEVNVEVLPIPPVSKMAKVEGCIQMYEEIYRMKGRERLRQRQEQQEQMVRAAYDMAREQLKRFDEMKELKRRQEIQELREVMEKSLKETQGQQEKLKEEHRHRAKILNLKLREAEQQRQRQEEQERLRREEGQERLRRLYSIQEELLQLNQQIDPNYKHKDLPKIDLSAYSNRGNQICGLVSELIRTTSERGFPSQLDVANTEQALKEMRGLVSNMQQEIAAAVEEKKRRDEQEKKQKQEELLKKQQAEAQTPAPAQPAGGKQQKDALSVKAGEDTMKRYQQLQDAAAQCAAAFSAMSSSKDSEVRKIRMELQKAVTIPVSQISTIAGSQLRQIFDKLNNLLSGKPVQSVGETVLVTQLPQGLDFVYYKLAEKFVKQGEEEVASHRESAFPIALVISGIWEMHPRVGELFLAHLHKACPYSVPFYPAYKEGTSMEEYQRMLGYHVQDSKMEEEDHFLKRMSGLIRLYAALIQLRWPYGNKQGAHPHGLNYGWCWLAQMLNMEPLVVVTATLLYDFLEVCGNALMKQYHVQFWKLLLLMQEDYIPRIEAITNVGQKASLTRFKQFLEESLQKKDIPLPKGFLQPSFWRS comes from the exons ATGGCGGCGCGGCTGGGGAAGCGGAAGTCGCTGTGCGCCCAGCGGGATGACGGCGCGGCCTATGAAGGCTCCGGGTCGGCCATGCAGGGCAGGGATCTGCGATGGGAGACGCTGGAAGCGCTGCGAGCGTCCAGCAAAGGGCGGCTCAAATACTGCCGGCACTCGGACAGGGACGAG GACATCTTGGAGGGATGCATCTCCCCTCTGATGCTGACCTCGTACGCCGGGTGGGTCCTGGACAAGATGGCCGGTTCGGCGGCCCAGACAGCGGCACCGCCCGGTTCTGCACCCAAAGGTGCCGCTCCGCGATCAGATCCGGCGGCTGAGAAGAGCTCGGAGTCCGGCTGCGAGGAGGGGCAGGGATCCGCAGCTGCAGCGAGGAGCCAAACCAAG GGACACAACGATCCCGCTGTGCTGGAGGTGAATGTCGAAGTCCTTCCCATCCCTCCTGTATCTAAAATGGCGAAAGTTGAAGGCTGCATTCAGATGTATGAGGAGATAtacaggatgaagggaagg GAGAGGCTGCGGCAGcggcaggagcagcaggagcagatggTGAGAGCAGCGTACGACATGGCGAGGGAACAGCTGAAACGCTTCGATGAGATGAAGGAGCTGAAGCGGCGTCAGGAGATCCAGGAACTGCGGGAAGTGATGGAGAAGAG TTTGAAGGAAACTCAGGGACAGcaagagaagctgaaagaagagCATCGGCACAGAGCAAAG ATACTGAACCTAAAGCTGCGcgaggcagagcagcagaggcagcgccaggaggagcaggagcgGCTGCGTAGGGAAGAAGGCCAGGAAAGATTACGTCGCCTTTATTCCATTCAGGaggaactgctgcagctgaaccaGCAGATTGATCCCAATTACAAGCACAAGGACCTGCCGAAAATTGACCTTTCTGCATATAGCAATCGAGGCAACCAGATCTGTGGGCTGGTGTCAGAGCTCATCCGAACCACAAGTGAG AGAGGTTTCCCTTCCCAGCTGGATGTGGCCAATACCGAACAAGCCCTGAAGGAAATGCGAGGGCTGGTCTCCAACATGCAGCAGGAAATCGCTgcagcagtggaagaaaagaagaggagagatgagcaggaaaagaaacagaagcaggagGAGTTACTGAAGAAGCAACAGGCAGAAGCTCAGACTCCTGCCCCTGCACAGCCAGCgggagggaagcagcagaaggaCG cACTTTCAGTTAAGGCAGGGGAAGACACTATGAAACGGTACCAACAGCTTCAAGATGCTGCGGcccagtgtgctgctgctttcagtgcaaTGAGCAGCTCCAAAGACAGCGAG GTCAGGAAGATAAGAATGGAACTGCAGAAAGCTGTTACCATCCCTGTGAGCCAGATCTCGACCATTGCAG GCTCTCAGCTAAGACAGATATTTGACAAGCTCAATAACTTGCTCTCTGGAAAGCCTGTTCAGAGCGTAGGGGAAACTGTATTGGTGACTCAGCTCCCACAAGGCCTGGATTTTGTTTATTACAAGCTTGCAGAGAAATTTGTG aaacaaggagaagaagaggTTGCTTCTCACCGTGAGTCAGCCTTCCCGATTGCACTGGTGATATCAGGGATCTGGGAAATGCACCCTCGAGTCGGAGAGCTCTTCTTAGCTCACCTGCACAAGGCGTGCCCCTATTCCGTGCCATTCTACCCTGCATACAAGGAGGGGACTTCTATGGAAGAATATCAGAG GATGCTGGGGTATCATGTTCAGGATTCTAAGATGGAAGAGGAAGATCATTTTCTTAAGCGGATGTCAGGACTGATTCGTCTGTACGCTGCTCTCATTCAGCTCCGCTGGCCTTATGGGAACAAACAAGGG GCACATCCTCATGGGCTGAACTATGGCTGGTGCTGGCTCGCTCAGATGCTGAACATGGAACCTCTGGTGGTGGTGACAGCCACGCTGCTCTATGATTTCCTGGAG GTGTGTGGCAATGCTCTGATGAAACAATACCACGTTCAGTTCTGGAAGCTGTTGTTGCTGATGCAAGAAGACTACATCCCACG GATTGAAGCAATTACCAACGTTGGACAGAAGGCCTCTTTAACGCGTTTCAAGCAATTCCTGGAG GAAAGCCTCCAGAAGAAGGACATCCCGTTACCAAAGGGCTTCCTGCAGCCTTCCTTTTGGAGGTCCTGA